The Hylaeus volcanicus isolate JK05 unplaced genomic scaffold, UHH_iyHylVolc1.0_haploid 12197, whole genome shotgun sequence genome has a window encoding:
- the LOC128882908 gene encoding uncharacterized protein LOC128882908, with protein MSPYYQYEEQVHTNRKDMMVMPVYSENEEMHNSNRYTGFTEYGMSSWVKQTPDNQPIQNTSVPSSYTEFINPSNLPNPLQNSSTIKPTIMKQRGPNNVRYQPFQITQTSLTQQDTLSWFCTQCNYPMICRIRLSPCYHLICISCFLQICTEKSNKCFCCSSVCSFAEALHHQDEVFTCSGSCYGYKQKVKGRSFLNQVSLKAHELFFHMGESNECLSNQEEDPRAAAPVDLMNGAHQYTESTCDPYSTSPSISGELQGQNTTTYVPELPSEVMPFEKTENLTPIPPQSTFNLRHSSSQYTEVNKAVYHDTCITDIDVSNPHLNNSVRKDSGSANYLSNECHQYINEFNTVRRTNQGIPFTEDPRVNFRNSNPQLMHASMSGRHIQCTATPDPPNAEFINPVTLSNIPYPTIHQNSQPTSSTAATQNYAPVSSSYDVSHNLSTTLNIDPPKKTFYMSSEVMHPTNFKNISNQPKSNLSIVLDNSNQQADFEYLF; from the exons ATGAGTCCCTACTATCAATATGAGGAACAAGTTCATACAAATCGTAAAGATATGATGGTTATGCCTGTTTATAGTGAAAATGAGGAGATGCATAATTCGAATCGTTATACTGGATTTACGGAATATGGAATGTCTTCATGGGTCAAGCAAACACCTGATAATCAACCCATACAAAACACTTCAGTGCCATCATCCTACACAGAATTTATAAATCCATCCAATCTACCAAATCCTCTTCAAAATTCTTCTACTATTAAACCGACAATCATGAAGCAAAGGGGCCCCAATAATGTCCGCTATCAACCTTTTCAAATAACCCAAACTTCACTTACGCAACAAGATACTTTATCTTGGTTCTGCACTCAGTGTAATTACCCGATGATATGTCGTATTCGTCTG TCTCCATGTTATCaccttatatgtatatcttgtTTTCTCCAAATTTGTACTGAAAAAAGCAACAAATGTTTTTG TTGTTCTTCTGTTTGCTCGTTTGCCGAGGCTTTGCATCATCAGGATGAAGTCTTTACATGCTCAGGATCATGTTATggatataaacaaaaagttaaaggtcgttcttttttaaatcaagtGTCTCTTAAAGcccatgaattattttttcatatggGCGAATCGAATGAATGTTTATCGAATCAGGAAGAGGATCCGCGTGCAGCGGCTCCAGTAGACCTCATGAATGGTGCGCATCAATATACTGAATCAACATGTGACCCGTATAGTACGTCTCCATCTATTTCTGGAGAGTTACAAGGCCAAAATACCACAACATACGTACCTGAGCTACCTTCTGAAGTAATGCCATTTGAAAAAACGGAAAATTTAACACCGATTCCACCACAATCGACTTTCAATTTACGGCATTCATCGTCTCAATATACAGAAGTTAATAAGGCTGTATATCATGATACTTGTATAACCGATATTGACGTATCCAATcctcatttaaataattctgtacGAAAGGATTCAGGTTCTGctaattatttaagtaatgaGTGTCATCAATATATAAATGAGTTTAATACTGTGAGACGAACAAATCAAGGCATTCCTTTTACCGAAGATCCACGCGTCAATTTTAGGAATTCGAATCCTCAATTGATGCATGCGTCAATGTCGGGAAGACACATTCAGTGTACAGCTACCCCAGATCCTCCAAACGCTGAATTCATCAATCCAGTGACTTTATCAAACATTCCTTACCCGACTATTCACCAGAACTCGCAACCTACTTCCTCTACGGCTGCAACACAAAATTATGCTCCTGTTTCGTCTTCGTATGACGTGTCACACAATCTATCGACGACTTTAAATATTGATCCACCtaagaaaactttttatatgTCATCTGAGGTCATGCACccaacaaattttaagaaCATTTCGAATCAaccaaaatcaaatttatccATTGTTTTAGACAACTCTAATCAACAAGCAGACTTTGAATACTTATTTTGA
- the LOC128882855 gene encoding uncharacterized protein LOC128882855, whose product MDVIELENQTGIRFSWNVWPQTREDSNKLEIPLSCLYTPFKDINNAQLEYEPLRCRQSGCILNPYCPIDYRVKSWTCPFSGTRNNFPPKYADHISERPPPEMLYPTVDYILPLQISGHISPPSFVFLIDTCLYQEELDTLKDTLQQTINFIPQDVSIGLVTFGKMCYVHELGFLECPKSYVFRGDKDISPQEVQKHLNLTSRDPRGGAGGAAARRFLLPIAECEFTFNAILDNLQKDQWPTPTDHRPERCTGAALSIALALLEGCASQHSGRVMLFTGGLCTIGPGTIVDTPLSTPIRHHLDLLKETPHAKHVKKAVEYYTQLAQRAVNAGHAVDIFACSLDQVGLHEMKVCCLKTGGYTVMSDSFSMNVFKDSLNKIFEPDANGYMQHAYNGKLEVLCSNSIKVCGAIGACSSSRKKGVQVGDLCLGEGNTCEWIIPALDKRTTLAFYFDSTSQTPSNPPTRQAFLQFQTLYHHPSGRVRLRVTTVSYRFAESDVLNVGNGFDQEAAAVLMARLGVLKTEEEPCADVLKWLDRKLIRLVSRFADYQKNDPSSFHLSQEFSIYPQFMYHLRRSHFLQTFNASPDETAYYRTILLRENILNSLVMIQPALFQYTFESPPKPVMLDVQSLKPDVILLLDSFFHIVIWHGDVIHSWKEQGYDQNPDYQNFQEFLQAPHKDAKELLDDRFPAPKFVCCNAGGSQARFLLAKVNPSSTHNTQNNTFIAKTAGCEPMLDSGSNFIITDDVSLKVFMEHLIKLAVQA is encoded by the exons atggaCGTCATAGAATTAGAAAATCAAACCGGTATTCGGTTTTCTTGGAATGTGTGGCCACAAACACGTGAAGACtctaataaattagaaattccaTTAAGTTGTCTATACACCCCTTTTAAA GATATTAACAATGCTCAATTAGAATACGAACCTCTACGATGTCGTCAATCAGGGTGTATTCTAAACCCATACTGCCCTATCGATTACAG gGTGAAATCTTGGACTTGCCCATTTTCTGGCactcgaaacaattttcctcCGAAATATGCGGACCACATTTCAGAACGACCACCTCCTGAAATGCTCTACCCAACTGTCGACTATATTTTACCATTACAAATATCAGGCCATATCTCACCCCctagttttgtttttttgattGACACCTGTTTGTATCAAGAAGAACTTGACACACTTAAGGATACTCTTCAACAa acaattaattttattccgcaAGACGTTTCAATTGGCTTGGTAACATTTGGTAAAATGTGTTATGTTCATGAGCTTG gGTTTTTGGAATGCCCGAAATCGTATGTTTTCCGGGGTGACAAAGACATTTCGCCTCAAGAAGTccaaaaacatttaaatttaacctCCCGTGATCCTCGCGGAGGAGCGGGTGGTGCAGCAGCTAGAAGATTTTTACTACCAATTGCTGAATGTGAATTCACGTTTAACGCTATTTTGGATAACCTACAAAAAGATCAATGGCCAACGCCGACTGATCATAG acCTGAGCGTTGTACGGGGGCTGCTTTAAGTATTGCTTTGGCTCTTTTAGAGGGATGTGCTTCCCAACATAGTGGACGTGTAATGCTGTTTACTG GTGGTTTATGTACAATAGGACCAGGAACTATTGTCGACACTCCCTTAAGCACCCCAATACGCCATCATcttgatttattaaaagaaactcCGCATGCCAAACATGTTAAAAAAGCTGTGGAATATTATACACAACTTGCTCAACGTGCTGTTAACGCAGGTCATGCCGTTGATATTTTTGCTTGCTCTTTAGATCAAGTTGGCCTTCATGAAATGAAA gTCTGCTGTCTTAAAACAGGAGGCTACACGGTTATGAGTGACTCTTTTAGCATGAATGTTTTTAAAGATAGccttaataaaatttttgaacctGACGCTAACGGATATATGCAGCATGCGTATAATGGGAAGTTAGAAGTTTTATGCTCAAATAGTATTAAG GTTTGCGGGGCTATTGGAGCTTGTTCCAGCTCTCGAAAAAAGGGTGTTCAAGTTGGAGATTTATGTTTAGGTGAAGGAAATACTTGTGAATGGATTATTCCTGCTCTAGATAAACGT ACTACATTAGCATTTTATTTCGACTCAACCTCTCAAACTCCCTCAAATCCTCCAACCCGACAAgcttttcttcaatttcaaactCTTTACCACCATCCAAGTGGTCGTGTACGCTTACGTGTCACTACTG TGTCATATCGATTTGCTGAATCGGATGTCTTAAATGTTGGAAATGGTTTTGATCAA GAGGCTGCTGCGGTTTTGATGGCTCGCTTGGGTGTTTTGAAAACAGAAGAAGAACCATGTGCTGATGTGCTAAA aTGGCTTGACCGTAAACTTATACGACTTGTTAGTCGCTTCGCTGATTACCAAAAAAATGATCCTTCTTCTTTCCATTTAAGtcaagaattttctatttacccTCAATTTATGTATCATTTACGCCgttctcattttttacaaaCGTTTAATGCTAG tccAGATGAAACTGCATATTATCGAACAATTTTACTTCGcgaaaacatattaaattcaCTTGTCATGATTCAACCAGCTCTTTTCCAATATACATTTGAAT CTCCTCCAAAACCTGTTATGTTAGATGTTCAATCCTTAAAGCCTGACGTTATTTTGTTacttgattctttttttcac ATTGTCATATGGCATGGGGACGTGATCCATAGTTGGAAAGAGCAAGGTTACGATCAGAATCCTGATTATCAaaactttcaagaatttttacag GCACCTCATAAAGACGCTAAGGAATTGTTAGATGATCGGTTCCCTGCACCTAAATTTGTTTGTTGCAATGCAG gtGGAAGTCAAGCACGTTTTTTGCTAGCTAAAGTGAATCCTTCTTCAACGCATAACACtcaaaataatactttcattGCCAAAACAGCAGGTTGCGAACCGATGTTGGATTCCGGATCAAACTTTATCATAACTG ATGACGTTTCTTTGAAAGTTTTTATGGAACACCTAATTAAATTAGCAGTTCAAGcttaa